GGCATTGGCAGCTGCGGCAGCTCCACGGTCCATGGCACCTCCAATCGGGACCCCCATGGACTGGCACCCCATCCGTCCCTGGTCCTGCACGGAGGCAAACAACCCAGGCTTCTCGCAGATTACTTTTAGTTTACCAGACATAAAGTGACTTTAAATTGAAATTACCTGACTCTATATCTCTGGCAATCATACGGTATACCTGTGGGCTCACTGCAAAAAATTGCACTCGATCTCCTGCCTGTAGTAGAGCTCCCTTGCCCGACACTCCGTCAAAAAGAGGAATAGGCGTCTGCCCAATGATCTGCCAGCCTCCTGGCGCAGCACAAGGGTAAATACCTGTCTGATCCCCTGCCAAACCTACCGCGCCACGAGGTACTTTGAGCCTCGGCTCGGAATGCCGAGGCACTTGAAGAGTCTCGGGCAATTTCCCCAAATAAGGAAATCCTGGCAAAAAACCAATCATGTAGGTGTGATAGATCGCGTGGGTATGATCGTCTATGATTTCTTGTTTGGTCCGTCGGGTATAATGCTCCACCCAAGACATATCCATCGCATATTCTTCTTCATAGCAAACAGGAATCCGCACCACTCGATTTGTTTCAGGAGTCGACGGGTCCTCGTATGACCAAGATACTATTCGTTGACTCATCTCCGCAAAGGAAATCAACGTCGGATCAAAACATACTGTCAACGAACAATAAGCGGGAATTGTCCCTTGTACACCTATAATCTCTTGCTGTAGCAGCCATTGATTTAGCGCATGAACTGCCCTATTGATCCTCACCTCCACTTTTTGTTCAAACTGCACCAGTAGCGCCGAATCACCGTATCGTATCACATCGATCAACTCCATGTACACAAGGTATACGGAGTGGTAGACAAATAACGATGAATTTCCATAAGAATAGGAAGTGCGGCTGGATTGTCACCATGCACACAGTAGGTATCAGCAGCCATCGGTATGAGCATACCTGTCGGCGTACTCACTGCTTGCATCTCTACCAATATTCGAAATTGAGCGAGTGCCAAGG
The DNA window shown above is from Reichenbachiella sp. 5M10 and carries:
- the pxpB gene encoding 5-oxoprolinase subunit PxpB, with the protein product MELIDVIRYGDSALLVQFEQKVEVRINRAVHALNQWLLQQEIIGVQGTIPAYCSLTVCFDPTLISFAEMSQRIVSWSYEDPSTPETNRVVRIPVCYEEEYAMDMSWVEHYTRRTKQEIIDDHTHAIYHTYMIGFLPGFPYLGKLPETLQVPRHSEPRLKVPRGAVGLAGDQTGIYPCAAPGGWQIIGQTPIPLFDGVSGKGALLQAGDRVQFFAVSPQVYRMIARDIESGNFNLKSLYVW